Proteins encoded within one genomic window of Halocatena marina:
- a CDS encoding METTL5 family protein, whose protein sequence is MRRGALERELSAVAGFEEPRIEFEQYPTPADIAAHLIHLAGTHGDLANTVVDLGTGTGMLALGAALSGASKIVGIDRDERALSSARENEHCVTPPVTPAWIRGDATRLPLCLDEPVTVLMNPPFGAQQGRAHADRAFLRATSDIATVSYSIHNDGSHAFIEAFADDHGGTVTHAFAVDLDLPRQFHFHTTDKRTIDAEAYRIEW, encoded by the coding sequence ATGCGACGGGGTGCGCTCGAACGCGAACTATCGGCGGTCGCTGGCTTCGAGGAGCCACGCATCGAGTTCGAGCAGTATCCGACGCCGGCGGATATCGCTGCCCATCTCATTCATCTCGCGGGCACACACGGAGATCTTGCAAATACTGTCGTCGATCTTGGAACCGGAACAGGGATGCTGGCGCTCGGTGCGGCGCTGAGTGGAGCGAGCAAAATCGTCGGTATCGACCGCGATGAGCGTGCGCTCTCGTCGGCCCGCGAAAACGAGCACTGCGTTACGCCCCCAGTGACACCAGCGTGGATACGCGGTGATGCAACCCGTCTCCCACTCTGTTTGGATGAACCGGTTACAGTCCTGATGAATCCGCCATTTGGCGCACAACAAGGACGAGCGCACGCAGATCGGGCGTTCCTCCGTGCAACGTCTGATATCGCAACCGTCTCCTACTCGATACACAACGATGGGAGCCACGCGTTCATCGAGGCGTTCGCTGACGATCACGGAGGAACCGTTACCCACGCGTTCGCCGTCGATCTCGATCTCCCGCGACAGTTCCATTTCCATACGACCGACAAACGAACGATCGACGCCGAGGCGTACCGAATAGAGTGGTGA
- the dph2 gene encoding diphthamide biosynthesis enzyme Dph2 yields the protein MSHGSEFSEGDLRKTGLSLKHDREWDYELERIVEACEERDATTVGLQFPEGLKRRGSAVADDLGELLGDDVSIMISGQPCYGACDLDTYLLRRTDVFVHFGHSPMKESDKIIYVPLFSNVEVAPIMEEALEKLPEEEVGLVTTAQHMNRFDEMRSWLEERGYTVHTRRGDERLTHEGQVLGCNYASADIDAEQILYVGGGKFHPLGLAMEHPEKRVVIADPVNNVVTIADTEKFMKQRYGAVHRAMDAETWGVVFCTKIGQGRWETAIEIVENNDNAYLLTMDEVTPDRLRNFGFDAFVNTGCPRITTDDGPQFHKPMLTPGEYEIAVGNAPLEDLSFDTFHGTW from the coding sequence ATGAGTCACGGATCGGAGTTCTCGGAGGGTGATCTCCGAAAGACGGGGTTGTCGCTCAAACACGATCGCGAGTGGGATTACGAACTCGAGCGTATCGTCGAGGCATGCGAAGAGCGAGACGCCACGACGGTTGGCCTACAGTTTCCAGAAGGACTGAAACGACGTGGATCGGCTGTCGCGGACGATCTCGGGGAGTTACTCGGCGACGACGTCAGCATCATGATTTCGGGGCAGCCGTGTTACGGTGCGTGTGATCTCGATACGTACTTGCTGCGCCGGACGGACGTGTTCGTTCACTTCGGTCACTCGCCGATGAAGGAGTCGGATAAAATCATCTACGTCCCGCTGTTCTCGAACGTGGAGGTGGCTCCCATCATGGAGGAAGCGCTCGAAAAGCTCCCTGAAGAGGAGGTCGGCCTCGTCACGACCGCCCAGCACATGAACCGATTCGACGAGATGCGCTCGTGGCTCGAAGAGCGGGGCTACACGGTTCATACGCGCCGTGGCGACGAACGCCTCACCCACGAGGGACAGGTGCTGGGCTGTAACTACGCGAGTGCAGATATTGATGCCGAACAGATCCTCTATGTGGGCGGCGGGAAGTTCCATCCGCTCGGTCTTGCGATGGAACACCCCGAGAAACGGGTCGTGATCGCCGATCCAGTGAACAACGTCGTCACGATCGCCGACACAGAGAAGTTCATGAAGCAACGCTACGGAGCTGTTCACCGGGCGATGGATGCCGAAACATGGGGCGTCGTCTTCTGTACGAAAATCGGACAGGGACGGTGGGAGACCGCGATAGAAATTGTCGAGAACAACGACAACGCCTACCTCCTCACGATGGACGAAGTGACACCAGATCGCCTGCGAAACTTCGGTTTCGATGCGTTCGTGAACACCGGCTGTCCACGCATCACAACTGACGACGGACCACAGTTCCACAAGCCGATGCTCACGCCGGGCGAATACGAGATCGCTGTCGGCAACGCACCCCTCGAAGATCTCTCGTTCGATACGTTCCACGGAACGTGGTGA
- a CDS encoding YlbF family regulator, which produces MSTDTTPDVETMPETTATELASDLGEAITQLPTYQRFLEAKEAVEESEEAQEKVQQFEQQREEFMLARQTGSATNQDLRELQAAQEELHDIPVMSEFLEVQSELELTLQELNETISEPLAIDFGEKSGGCCQD; this is translated from the coding sequence ATGAGCACCGACACGACGCCGGATGTCGAGACGATGCCCGAAACGACGGCGACGGAGTTGGCGAGTGATCTGGGGGAGGCGATCACACAACTTCCGACTTACCAGCGATTCCTCGAAGCCAAGGAGGCCGTTGAGGAGAGCGAAGAAGCCCAGGAGAAAGTCCAACAGTTCGAACAACAGCGCGAGGAGTTCATGCTCGCACGCCAGACCGGCAGCGCAACCAATCAGGACCTCCGGGAGCTACAGGCCGCCCAAGAAGAGCTTCACGACATCCCAGTCATGAGTGAGTTCCTCGAAGTGCAATCGGAACTCGAACTCACACTACAGGAACTCAACGAAACGATTTCTGAGCCGTTGGCAATTGATTTCGGCGAGAAATCCGGCGGCTGCTGTCAAGACTGA
- a CDS encoding GrpB family protein — protein MVDVDDDPIELVSSNYEEWCEQFTGERDRIRTALSTHALDAHIERIEHVGSTAVPDLAAKDIVDLDIIVNDGTVSDVSLALEAEWGGKRVKNSDQWQPVFRVENGQRFNDHVFAVSSDRWKISVVTRDVLRMYPDLCREYEELKRDLSDTHDDLSAYSKGKTQFMRRVLDTARKEDLPYEFTVPSL, from the coding sequence ATGGTCGATGTGGACGACGATCCAATCGAACTCGTGTCATCTAATTATGAAGAATGGTGCGAGCAATTCACCGGAGAGCGCGATCGTATCCGTACGGCGCTTTCGACGCATGCACTTGACGCGCACATTGAGCGAATCGAACACGTTGGCTCGACTGCCGTCCCCGACCTCGCGGCGAAAGATATCGTCGATCTCGATATCATCGTCAACGATGGTACAGTGAGCGATGTCTCACTGGCGCTCGAAGCCGAATGGGGCGGCAAACGTGTGAAAAATTCAGATCAGTGGCAGCCTGTCTTTCGCGTGGAAAACGGTCAACGGTTCAACGATCACGTCTTCGCCGTATCGAGTGACAGATGGAAGATCAGTGTTGTTACACGCGACGTTCTCCGGATGTATCCCGACCTCTGTCGTGAGTACGAGGAGCTAAAGCGTGATCTGTCCGACACGCACGATGATCTCAGTGCCTACTCCAAGGGAAAAACACAGTTCATGAGGCGCGTTCTCGACACCGCACGGAAGGAGGATCTGCCGTACGAGTTTACGGTCCCCTCTCTCTGA
- a CDS encoding AAA domain-containing protein, giving the protein MTLCGPVVSVDEPKTVSTRHGSRELAEVTMRPERGAGAPVTVTLWGSWVETAELLESGMSIRVTEPEAREFQGETQYSTTRESYVIVEPEFLVNVTDIREWVQCPRQYYLNKFTSASLSYPLVKGSLVHEVFGDLLRERDLDASIEDQVADAGLKLGLLGRDAESVAGDVRANARAIEGWLEQGRLTEQDEWRSEQTLISETFAIKGRADAVRRGVPVELKTGKNTKSEPRFEDKVQATCYALLLGEHDETAPDTGTLLYTKNSAIDRAEASGDLSPAKDFSIGSGLLEFVVRARNELAAMEYDLSVPTGKESNAVCEYCFVRDTCMVVAGRLDQESKAGAIGDSVSDEEREYFERLYRAIEAERREIHREYVKLWTQSASERADDDRALIDLEPLGHDQRADGTWELRAQGTDAVSKIREGDVVLASDGHPTRGDAELARVIRLDSEIVVTADEPVELRRLDVYPSDYGLNVLQTAIHDTVLKGDSHRKDILFGRREPSFGESDETFIENNAAQNRAVKLAVTADDCALIHGPPGTGKTYTLAQTVRALCEQGDRVLLAAFTNRAVDNALECLDEQGFDAFIRIGSEHSVSPSMQEARFDYRGDPTERVTKLQNAPVVAATAAACGSSVLQECEFDVAIVDEASQLTEPGTLAAINLAERFVLVGDHQQLPPVVRADTDLDTSLFERLIERFPDASVTLDRQYRMAQRIQYFSSDAFYDGELRPATPAIAGQRLDELPTVSTDELPTELHDAVSFVDPDGRENGNVNPIEAERVAEIVDTYREVGVSSEEIGVIAPFRAQVAAITQRVPDEITVDTVDRFQGSSREVIIVSFVATESLDSPIFEDRRRVNVALTRAKKALCLVGDADTLRSDPFYERLLEWAQ; this is encoded by the coding sequence GTGACGCTTTGCGGCCCTGTCGTCAGCGTTGATGAACCGAAGACAGTGAGCACACGCCACGGCAGCCGCGAGCTCGCTGAAGTGACGATGCGTCCGGAGCGGGGAGCGGGTGCACCTGTGACAGTTACTCTGTGGGGATCGTGGGTCGAGACGGCCGAGCTGCTCGAATCCGGGATGTCGATCCGCGTGACCGAGCCGGAAGCGCGCGAATTTCAGGGTGAGACACAGTATTCCACTACGCGTGAGTCGTACGTTATTGTTGAACCGGAGTTTCTGGTCAACGTGACCGACATCCGCGAGTGGGTGCAGTGTCCGCGCCAGTACTACCTGAATAAGTTCACGAGTGCATCACTCTCCTATCCGCTCGTGAAGGGATCGCTCGTCCACGAGGTGTTTGGCGACTTGCTCCGAGAGCGAGACCTCGATGCATCAATCGAGGATCAGGTCGCGGACGCGGGGCTGAAGCTCGGGCTGCTCGGGCGTGATGCCGAATCTGTCGCGGGCGACGTCAGAGCCAACGCGCGAGCCATCGAGGGCTGGCTCGAACAGGGGAGGCTCACAGAACAAGACGAGTGGCGATCAGAACAGACGCTGATCAGTGAGACGTTCGCCATCAAGGGTCGTGCAGACGCCGTTAGACGTGGTGTACCGGTCGAGCTCAAGACGGGGAAGAACACCAAATCAGAACCACGGTTCGAAGATAAAGTACAGGCGACCTGTTATGCGCTCTTACTCGGAGAACACGACGAAACAGCACCCGATACGGGAACGCTGCTGTATACGAAGAACTCGGCGATTGACCGCGCAGAAGCGTCGGGGGATCTCTCACCAGCGAAGGACTTCTCGATCGGATCTGGACTTCTCGAATTCGTGGTTCGTGCACGAAACGAGCTTGCCGCCATGGAGTACGACCTGTCGGTTCCAACAGGCAAGGAAAGCAATGCAGTCTGTGAGTACTGCTTCGTGCGCGACACCTGCATGGTCGTTGCGGGGCGGCTCGATCAGGAATCAAAAGCCGGTGCGATTGGCGATTCCGTTTCCGACGAAGAGCGCGAGTATTTCGAGCGGCTGTATCGTGCAATTGAGGCCGAACGCCGTGAGATTCACCGCGAGTACGTGAAGCTGTGGACCCAATCAGCCTCAGAGCGCGCAGACGACGACAGAGCACTCATCGATCTCGAGCCACTCGGGCACGACCAGCGAGCGGACGGAACGTGGGAACTTCGCGCGCAGGGAACCGACGCTGTCTCTAAGATACGTGAGGGTGACGTTGTTCTGGCGAGCGACGGCCACCCAACACGTGGCGACGCAGAACTTGCCCGAGTCATTCGGCTCGACAGTGAAATCGTCGTGACGGCGGACGAACCGGTCGAACTCCGTCGTCTCGACGTGTATCCCTCTGATTACGGCCTCAACGTGTTGCAAACGGCAATTCACGACACTGTTCTGAAAGGAGACAGCCACCGGAAAGACATCCTCTTCGGGCGTCGTGAGCCGTCGTTCGGCGAGAGTGACGAGACGTTCATCGAGAACAACGCGGCGCAGAATCGTGCCGTGAAGCTAGCGGTGACGGCCGACGACTGTGCGCTCATCCACGGCCCACCCGGGACTGGAAAGACGTACACGCTTGCACAAACAGTGCGCGCGCTCTGTGAACAGGGCGATCGGGTTCTGTTGGCGGCGTTTACGAACCGAGCCGTCGACAACGCGCTCGAATGTCTCGACGAGCAGGGCTTCGATGCGTTCATCAGAATCGGATCTGAGCACAGCGTTAGTCCGTCGATGCAGGAGGCCCGCTTTGACTATCGAGGTGATCCAACAGAACGGGTCACGAAGCTCCAGAACGCTCCCGTCGTGGCTGCGACGGCTGCTGCGTGTGGTTCGTCCGTGTTGCAAGAGTGTGAGTTCGACGTAGCCATCGTCGATGAAGCGAGTCAACTCACCGAACCAGGAACACTCGCTGCCATCAACCTCGCAGAGCGGTTCGTCCTTGTCGGCGATCACCAACAGCTCCCACCGGTCGTCAGAGCCGACACCGACCTTGACACCTCGCTGTTCGAACGGCTCATCGAACGCTTTCCGGACGCATCGGTCACGCTCGATCGCCAGTATCGGATGGCCCAGCGCATCCAGTATTTTTCATCGGATGCGTTTTACGACGGTGAACTGCGGCCGGCAACACCGGCGATCGCCGGCCAGCGACTTGATGAGCTTCCAACCGTTTCGACAGATGAGCTTCCAACTGAACTCCACGATGCGGTCTCGTTCGTCGATCCTGATGGGAGAGAGAACGGGAACGTGAATCCGATCGAAGCAGAGCGAGTCGCAGAAATCGTCGACACATACAGGGAAGTGGGCGTCAGCTCTGAAGAGATCGGCGTCATCGCCCCGTTTCGCGCACAGGTGGCTGCGATTACACAGCGCGTTCCAGATGAGATCACGGTCGATACAGTTGATCGCTTTCAAGGCTCCTCGCGGGAGGTCATCATCGTTTCGTTCGTTGCTACCGAATCGCTCGACAGCCCGATCTTCGAGGACCGCAGACGGGTAAACGTCGCGCTCACGCGGGCGAAAAAAGCACTCTGTCTCGTGGGAGATGCGGACACGCTTCGAAGCGACCCGTTTTATGAACGGCTGTTAGAATGGGCACAGTAA
- a CDS encoding TIGR00269 family protein, with amino-acid sequence MDCDKCGDQAVMNAAYSGLHLCERHFFRSVEKRVRRRIREDALIGDDASPETPENWVIGLSGGKDSVVLTHILNETFANDPRIELIALTIHEGIEGYRDASLEACLDLTDEIDIRHEVITYEDEFDLQMDDVAETDPEGMAPCAYCGVFRRDILSRYAEQFEADKLFTGHNLDDETQTALMNIFEGDVAQIAKHFDASLGRFEHPNNDGRTRTETEAFIPRAKPLRDIPEKEIALYAHLKDLPVHMAECPHASEAYRGEIQQLLLSLEENHPGTRHSIMAGYEELAGIAAEQYHDDGGPELNECERCGASTTQQLCRKCQLVDAVHAA; translated from the coding sequence ATGGACTGTGACAAGTGTGGCGATCAGGCAGTGATGAACGCCGCGTACTCTGGCCTGCATCTCTGTGAGCGCCACTTCTTTCGCTCGGTCGAAAAGCGCGTCAGACGGCGCATTCGAGAGGATGCACTCATTGGTGATGATGCATCGCCCGAAACGCCAGAGAATTGGGTCATCGGTCTCTCCGGTGGAAAAGATAGTGTTGTCCTCACGCACATTCTCAACGAAACGTTTGCGAACGATCCACGCATCGAACTGATCGCCCTCACGATACACGAAGGCATCGAAGGCTACCGCGATGCGTCGCTAGAAGCGTGTCTCGATCTCACTGATGAAATCGACATTCGCCACGAGGTCATCACCTACGAGGACGAGTTCGACCTCCAGATGGATGATGTGGCCGAAACGGATCCCGAGGGGATGGCTCCCTGTGCGTACTGTGGTGTTTTCCGTCGAGATATTCTCTCTCGGTATGCAGAACAGTTCGAGGCGGATAAGCTCTTTACCGGCCACAACCTCGATGACGAGACCCAAACCGCGCTGATGAATATTTTCGAAGGTGATGTTGCACAGATTGCAAAACACTTCGACGCCAGTCTCGGCCGCTTTGAGCATCCGAACAACGACGGACGGACGCGCACCGAAACAGAGGCGTTCATTCCGCGCGCAAAACCCCTTCGAGACATTCCCGAAAAGGAAATCGCACTCTATGCGCACCTGAAAGATCTCCCGGTACATATGGCAGAATGTCCACACGCGAGCGAAGCGTACCGAGGTGAGATCCAACAACTGCTGCTCTCTCTTGAAGAGAATCATCCTGGAACACGCCACTCAATCATGGCCGGCTACGAGGAACTCGCTGGTATTGCTGCCGAACAGTACCACGATGACGGTGGTCCCGAATTAAACGAGTGTGAACGCTGCGGTGCGTCGACAACCCAACAGCTTTGTCGGAAATGTCAACTAGTAGATGCAGTTCATGCTGCGTGA
- the ftsZ gene encoding cell division protein FtsZ — MQELVNDALEHAEDEEREMADAGNIDEFGDPRIVVVGCGGAGNNTVNRLYNIGVEGADTVAINTDKQHLQMIEADTKVLVGKTLTQGLGAGGDPAMGERATEMARGTVKDVLSGADLVFVTAGMGGGTGTGAAPVVSKVAKELGAIVVGMVSTPFNVERARTVKAEEGLEQLRNEADSIIVLDNNRLLDYVPNLPIGKAFSVMDQIIAETVKGISETITQPSLINLDYADMTAIMGQGGVAVMLVGETQDKNKTEEVVRDAMSHPLLDVDYRGATGGLVHITGGPDLTLKEAEGIAQRITERLEAHANVIWGARIQEEYKGKVRVMAIMTGVQSAQILGPTTQKQADASRRAALDQVNTETETEFGSAQSDGGQDPIETNNGLDVIR; from the coding sequence ATGCAAGAACTCGTCAACGACGCGCTCGAACACGCTGAGGACGAAGAGCGTGAGATGGCAGATGCGGGAAACATCGACGAGTTCGGCGATCCTCGTATTGTTGTCGTTGGCTGTGGCGGTGCAGGGAACAATACGGTTAATCGGCTTTACAATATTGGCGTCGAAGGTGCAGACACAGTTGCGATCAATACTGACAAGCAGCACCTACAGATGATCGAGGCCGATACGAAAGTTCTCGTCGGTAAAACACTCACGCAAGGACTCGGTGCGGGTGGCGATCCCGCAATGGGCGAGCGCGCGACAGAGATGGCTCGAGGAACGGTCAAAGATGTTCTCTCGGGTGCCGACCTTGTGTTCGTCACGGCTGGCATGGGTGGCGGCACGGGCACCGGGGCGGCACCTGTCGTCTCGAAAGTTGCAAAGGAGCTGGGTGCGATCGTCGTCGGAATGGTCTCAACCCCGTTCAACGTCGAACGGGCACGGACCGTCAAAGCAGAAGAGGGACTCGAGCAGCTTCGTAACGAGGCCGACTCTATCATCGTCCTCGATAACAATCGGCTGCTCGATTACGTCCCAAATCTCCCGATTGGAAAGGCGTTTTCGGTGATGGACCAGATCATCGCCGAAACAGTCAAGGGTATCTCCGAGACGATTACTCAACCATCGCTCATCAATCTCGACTACGCAGACATGACCGCCATCATGGGTCAAGGTGGTGTTGCAGTCATGCTTGTTGGTGAGACCCAGGATAAGAACAAAACCGAAGAGGTCGTCCGCGACGCAATGAGCCACCCACTACTCGATGTCGACTATCGAGGCGCAACCGGTGGGCTGGTCCACATTACCGGCGGTCCAGACCTCACACTCAAGGAGGCTGAGGGAATCGCTCAACGGATCACCGAGCGACTCGAAGCCCACGCAAACGTCATTTGGGGTGCGCGCATTCAAGAAGAGTACAAGGGCAAAGTCCGTGTCATGGCGATCATGACGGGCGTTCAGAGTGCCCAAATACTCGGCCCAACAACACAAAAGCAGGCAGATGCTTCACGCCGTGCTGCCCTGGATCAGGTCAACACGGAGACAGAAACGGAGTTCGGAAGCGCGCAATCCGACGGCGGACAGGATCCTATCGAGACCAACAATGGTCTCGATGTCATTAGATAA
- a CDS encoding ribbon-helix-helix domain-containing protein → MERVTLRIPKQQIEAVEQLVETGEFPNRSEAIRSAVRDMINEENAERQRRENKRPWARA, encoded by the coding sequence ATGGAGCGTGTGACACTACGGATTCCAAAACAACAGATCGAAGCAGTGGAACAGCTGGTCGAAACGGGTGAGTTCCCGAACCGAAGCGAGGCGATTCGGTCCGCTGTTCGTGATATGATTAACGAAGAGAACGCGGAGCGTCAACGACGGGAAAATAAGCGTCCGTGGGCGCGTGCCTGA
- a CDS encoding zinc ribbon domain-containing protein, giving the protein MSKITFRADDDLIAQLEEFDASKSAIMREALRSYLENSVETSDSRAAPDAGIEIDRIVRERVDELITERSTGAFTRSEPQDINVNITVDGEHEASLDNESSQSAEKCKTRTTPEDESEAKRKQCSQCGEPLSEPHVYCPNCGEKSSRRVFCDCGDEIRSDWSFCPSCGRRTPAADVLDQT; this is encoded by the coding sequence ATGAGCAAGATCACGTTTCGCGCAGACGATGATCTCATTGCCCAGTTGGAGGAGTTCGATGCCTCCAAGAGCGCGATCATGCGCGAAGCGCTACGCTCCTATCTCGAAAATTCTGTCGAGACGTCTGATTCTCGTGCTGCTCCCGACGCTGGGATCGAAATCGATCGGATCGTGCGCGAGCGAGTCGACGAACTCATCACAGAACGTTCCACAGGCGCGTTTACACGATCAGAGCCACAAGATATCAACGTAAACATCACCGTAGACGGAGAGCATGAGGCGTCTCTGGACAATGAGTCGTCACAATCAGCTGAAAAGTGTAAGACGCGTACTACGCCAGAGGATGAATCCGAGGCAAAACGTAAACAGTGTTCTCAGTGCGGTGAACCACTTTCGGAACCCCACGTTTACTGTCCCAACTGTGGAGAAAAATCGAGTCGGCGGGTGTTCTGTGACTGTGGTGATGAAATTCGCTCTGATTGGTCGTTCTGCCCCAGCTGCGGCCGTCGCACGCCTGCGGCGGACGTTCTCGATCAGACATAG
- a CDS encoding PQQ-binding-like beta-propeller repeat protein translates to MTYQRVPISRRSFLSGATAAVAGGVFLGKSNPVRADSDPTGDEQWTQLGKNAASTHSAMTGVGPTGDISIAWDAHKSVHGYSGDSSVGAVVDGTVYASGTGLVALDATDGTELWSFGAKIPDREYPESGITGDIETPAVMDGTVFATVRFGVYDADSSVFHTAIVAVDAESGEKQWRIDVPYGLSFSELTAVDGSLFVNGPDMDGGDGLFLYVLNADDGSVQWRQPIQRTEFGTRPRDYYSAPIVADGLVFVAPPNGVNAYDAASGDLVWDALPYVKDLSVAMVSEETLFVNENSRPGATIIALNARTGDDQWKTAYGGDIRVAMHTVDTERLYISTSEDDSDVVALDRSTGNERWRTTIPQPTNEEQPRMWIPNRGMIRVGELLYVGGAALQPSDGEILWKKELREVPSGGYSLDAVAGGQMYISDRGLGGGLVVLEGTKTQTTTPTPQPENTEQQGDLNERTDTSHRTQSDDTTARTDTSHPTQSDNTDQSTADHTEKTDTPNHTQSGRTIQQAAETTPQATPTQTGTASNSEPATRATDATTATDGPGFGLVTAIAGVGVGAWRYLTTD, encoded by the coding sequence ATGACGTATCAACGGGTGCCGATTAGCCGGCGGTCATTTCTTTCTGGAGCAACCGCTGCTGTTGCTGGTGGTGTATTTCTCGGAAAGAGCAACCCGGTACGAGCGGACTCGGATCCGACAGGCGACGAGCAGTGGACACAGCTTGGTAAGAACGCAGCATCCACCCACTCCGCCATGACCGGTGTTGGACCAACAGGCGATATTTCTATCGCGTGGGACGCGCACAAGAGCGTCCATGGATACAGTGGGGATTCAAGCGTGGGGGCGGTCGTCGACGGAACGGTGTACGCCTCGGGCACTGGTCTGGTTGCGCTTGATGCGACAGATGGGACCGAACTGTGGAGCTTTGGTGCCAAAATCCCCGACAGAGAGTACCCAGAATCAGGAATTACAGGGGATATCGAAACACCAGCGGTCATGGACGGAACCGTGTTCGCTACTGTCCGCTTTGGAGTCTACGACGCAGATTCGTCCGTTTTCCATACAGCCATTGTCGCTGTGGATGCAGAATCTGGTGAGAAACAGTGGCGTATTGATGTGCCGTACGGTCTTTCGTTTTCGGAACTGACAGCAGTCGACGGATCACTGTTCGTGAACGGTCCGGATATGGACGGTGGAGATGGCCTATTCCTGTACGTCCTCAACGCGGATGATGGATCAGTGCAGTGGCGCCAGCCTATACAAAGGACTGAGTTCGGCACCCGTCCGCGCGATTACTACTCGGCCCCAATCGTTGCCGATGGGTTGGTGTTCGTTGCACCTCCCAACGGCGTCAACGCCTACGATGCGGCTAGCGGCGACCTCGTCTGGGACGCCCTTCCTTATGTGAAAGATCTCTCTGTGGCGATGGTCTCGGAGGAAACGCTGTTCGTGAATGAGAACAGCAGGCCGGGAGCGACGATCATCGCACTCAATGCGAGGACCGGAGATGACCAGTGGAAAACAGCCTACGGCGGAGATATTCGCGTGGCCATGCACACAGTCGATACGGAACGGCTGTACATCTCCACGAGCGAAGACGACAGCGATGTCGTTGCCCTCGATCGGTCCACTGGGAATGAACGCTGGCGGACGACCATTCCTCAGCCCACCAATGAAGAGCAACCCCGAATGTGGATACCAAACCGTGGCATGATTCGCGTCGGGGAACTGTTGTACGTCGGTGGAGCTGCGTTGCAGCCGTCAGACGGTGAAATTCTCTGGAAAAAGGAGCTCAGAGAGGTCCCGTCAGGTGGCTATTCGTTAGACGCCGTCGCCGGGGGACAGATGTATATCAGCGACCGCGGTCTCGGGGGTGGTCTCGTCGTACTGGAAGGGACGAAAACACAGACAACGACGCCAACGCCCCAACCGGAGAACACCGAGCAACAGGGTGACCTCAACGAGAGAACTGACACGTCACATCGAACCCAGTCGGACGATACTACTGCTCGAACTGATACGTCACATCCTACCCAGTCAGACAATACTGACCAATCGACGGCCGACCACACCGAGAAAACCGACACGCCCAATCACACTCAATCGGGCAGGACGATCCAACAAGCCGCCGAAACAACACCGCAGGCGACCCCTACCCAAACCGGCACCGCTTCGAACTCCGAACCCGCAACTCGCGCAACTGACGCAACGACCGCCACTGACGGACCAGGATTTGGTCTGGTGACAGCTATCGCGGGCGTTGGAGTCGGTGCGTGGCGATATCTTACCACCGACTAA